The following is a genomic window from Petrotoga sp. 9PWA.NaAc.5.4.
AAATATTCTATATTGTTTCTTTCTAAACAAGATACCTCAACGACAGGCTTTTTAAAATTTTCGAGATACATTTGTTTAATATGTTCAACATTATCGATTTTATCTATTTTGTTTATTACGATTATGAAAGGGATTTTCATTTCATTAAAAATATTAGAAAGAAAAGTTTCGTATTGGGTAGGTTTTGAATCAGTTACTAATAAAGCTATATCAGCTTTATAAAAAGATTTTCTGGCTCTTTCTATTCTTTTGATTCCAATTTCACCTTCATCGTCTATTCCTGGAGTATCTATTATGGTTACGGGTCCAATAGGTTGTAATTCCATACTTTTATATACTGGATCTGTAGTAGTACCAGCTACTTCTGATACTATAGAAATATCTTGATTAAATATGGAATTTATTAAAGAAGATTTGCCAACATTCCGCCTTCCTGATATTGCTATATAAGTTCTATAACCACTATTTGCTAACATTTATTTCCTCCTTCATTCTCTTTTGAGTTAGGGGAGACGGTGAAAAACCAAGCTCGATAATCTTTTTATAGGTTTGATAAAATTCAACTTTTATTTTGTTGTCGTATATATTATAATTTTTTCGATATTTATCAGGTGTTATGTTAACCATGATTACATTACATCCAGCGAAAAAACCTTGATATTGCAAATTCTGAGAAATAGTTCCTAAAGCGGTAGTTGTAGGCATTTGTACTCGGGGAATACACAATCTTGTTGCAGCATAAGCGTTTAAGGTTAGCTCTGCGTTTCCTGCTGAGAAATGTTCTAAAGGGGTATTTTTGGCAGGTATAAAGGGGCCCATTCCTATCATATGTATATTTTCATCTCTCATAAATATAATGTCATCAGCTATATCTTCTAATGTCTGGTTTGGTAATCCTATAATATTTCCAGACCCTGTGACATATCCCAAATTGTTCATATATCTTAGAAGTTCTATTCTATTTTCATAATTTTTATCAGGATGAATATTTTCAAATATCTTCCTGTTTATTGTTTCATGTTTTAATAAGGCTCTAACTGCTCCAGCTTTTCTAAATTTTCTATACGAAGAAAAACTTCTTTCTCCTATAGATAAAGATACAGGAAGTCTCGTATTCTTCCTAATTTCAGAGATGATATTTACCAAATCTTCGTCAGTGTATAGATCATCTTCACCGCTTTGAAGTATTATTGTATCTAAACCATAATGAAAAGCTTCATTAGCTGTTTGTATAATTTCATCAGGAGACATGCGATATCTTTTTATTAGTGGATTTTTTGCTCTCAAACCACAATAAAAACAATTTTTTTTGCAGTAATTTGAAAATTCTATAACTCCTTTTATATTTATAAAATCTCCTGTGTAATATTTCCTAATCAAATTAGCTATTTTAAAAATATAATTTCTATCCTCTTCATCTTTTTGTAAGGATAAGATCTTTATTATGTGCGGTTTTTCTATTGTTTCATGAGTTAAGAAGTAATTAATAATGTTTTTAATTTCTGAAGATAAATTTTTTTGAATTTTTTCCACTTCTTCTATGAATTTGGTTTTCACATAAATTCCTCCATTACTTTTTAATAAAAGTTTTTAATGGCAGTTTATTCAAAAAATGTTTTTGCTTTTTCTATAATTGTTTCGTTATCACTTTCAAGAAATACAATATATGTATTGTCTTCATATATTTTTACTGGGGGAATTTCAAAACCTGTACCTTTTGCGTAAACAAAACTAACTCTTTTCCCAATTTTCTTTGAAAGCCAAACTTTTGTGCCATATTGTTCATATAGTTGATCAATTTTTGACTTTAAAAAATCTTTATCATTATTATTTTCTTTCATTTTTTAAAATCTCCCATTAGAAATATAAGTCCCTTTCCCCATTTTCAATAAGTTTTATTTTTTCTAACAGCATGTTTTTTAATTTACCTTCTTCCATATTTTTAAATTCTTCGTTTATTTGGTTCTTTATAATATTTTTAGTTTCATTAGATGCATAATCAAGGGAATATTCTAAAGAGGTTAATATTGCATTGGGTGTGCAAAATCTTTTTACAAATCCTGGTATTGCAAATTCCATAAAGTGTTCACCAGTTCTACCCATTCTATAACAAGCAGTACAAAAAGATGGTAAATAACCTTCCTTTGAAAGTTCCTTAATTACTAAATCTAAGCTTCTTTGATCACTTAGTGTAAACTGACTTTTCTTATAAGATTCTTTGTCTTGTGTAGAGTATGCTCCTACTCCTATATTAGATCCTGCATCTATTTGAGAAACTCCTAATTTTAAAACTTCATTTCGAACTTTTATAGGTTCCCTTGCAGTTAATATTAATCCGGTATAAGGTACAGCTAACCTTAAAATAGCTACTATTTTTTTGAAAGTTTTATCGTCTACTAAGGAAGGAGGCTGAAAAGATAAAGGAGTATTTAAAGCAGGTTCGATTCGTGGGAAAGAAATAGTGTGAGGCCCGAAGCCAAATCTTTCTTCAAAATGAATTGTATGATAAATAAGCCCCATTACTTCAAATTTATAATTAGATAAACCAAATAATGCCCCGATTCCAACATCATCGATTCCAGCTTGAATTGCTCTATCTAAGCCGTATAATCTCCAGATATAACTTGATTTAGGTCCTTTTGGATGAAGTTTTTTATATGTTTCATAATGGTATGTTTCTTGGAAAATTTGAAAAGTTCCAATTCCCACATCTTTTATTTTTTTGTAATCATCTATTGTTTGAGGTGCAGCGTTTATATTTACCCTTCTGATTTCTCCATTATTATTCTTTGTGTTATAAACAGTCTCAACAGTTTTTGCTATAAAATTAGCGTCGTATTCAGGATGTTCGCCGTATACTAATATTAATCTCTTATGACCTTTGTTTTCCAAAGCTTCTATCTCTTTTTTTAATTGTTCAAATGTCAAGGAATTCCGGTAAATTTCTTTATTACTACTTCTAAATCCACAATATTGGCAATCGTTGACACATTTATTACCAATATAAAGGGGTGCAAAAAATACAATTCTGTTACCATATATTCGTTGTTTCAGTGTTTTTGCACCTTCAAAAATTTTTTCTAAGGTAGTTTCTTCTTCAACATTCAAGAGGGTTGCAACTTCTTCAGGTTCAAGTCTTTTTTTTGATAGAGATTTTTGAATTATTTCATCAACTTTTATACTGTCAGGAGACTTTGTTTTTTCTAACAATTCATAAATTTTTCCCTCTTTTATGAAAGGCTTCTGCCCTTGTTTGTCTCTAACATAAAACACTAAAATACCTCCTTCAAATTGTGTGAGATTTCACTTTTATATCGGGAATTTGCCCCAATTTTCCATTTAAAGAGCTTAATTCATCGGTTGTTCCTTCGAATACCAAAAAAATTATCGACAAATTTTTGTCTTGACGGGGGTAACCTACTCTTAAAAGAATATTATCAGCAAAACTATGCAATAGTTCATTTACGGTATTGTAGACTTTTTCTCTATTTTTTATCGCTATGGAGATCATCGTTAATCTTTTTTCCAAAATAATATCCCTCCTTCTTTTTATATCTAAATATAACAAGATACCGAAAGAAGGAGGGATATTAATAAACCCTCTTCCTTCCTTCGATATCAGACTTAATCTTTTATCTCAGGAAGTATGTGAATTTTGTAACATTCATATTAGACATGTTAGCAAATGGTGGAGACGGCGGGAGTCGAACCCGCGTCCGAAAACAGGTGAACTCGGCTTCTCCGAGCGCAGCCCACAATCATCTTTCGAATCTTACAACTTTGCAGGCAGAGTTATAAGATTCTAGTACCCCTTTGTACTTTCAAAATCCGGGTACAAGATTTTGAAAGAAAGACCTTTTTCTGACGCCTCATTCCTCAAGAAAGGTCTTCATTAAACTTGAGGAGAGACGAGCTGCGCACTATATTAGGCAGCAGCTAAAGCTAATTCTGGTTTTTCGGCATTTCATAGTTTTTCCCTTTTTAACGAGGTTTCAGACTCCTCGGCTCGCTTCCCGAGTTCAACCTATTCCCGTCGAATCCGGGACGTCCCCTATTTAGAACATTCCCAATATAATTATACCATAAATTTTTAAGATTTTCAACGTTTCTGAAGGTCCCATTTTAAAATATCGTAAAGGTCAGGGTATTTTTCTTCAAAATAAGGTAGTAAATCATAAGCAGTTGCAATTATCTTTATTAACGAATCTAAAATTAAAGCCTTTATAGATTTATCCCTTGTTGTATAGTATTTTTCGGCTAAAATATCAATAGATTTTTTGCAGGGCAATTCTGATACTGCCATAATGCTAATCTCTTGTATTTCTGTTTCATCATTTTCCAAATAAGTTTTTAAAATGTCCAAATAACTTTCATCTTGGGTAATTTTAAGCAAACTTTCAATAATCAAGATAAAAGCTCTTTCATCTGTAAACATTGAAAAAGACATTTTTAAATTTTCCACTATTTCTTGGCATCTTAAATCGGAAAGAAGTTCGGCTAAGTATAACAAGACTGTGTCATCTTTTATATACATTTCAAATCTTTTTTTAAATTCTTTTAAAATATATTCTTTACCTTCTGGTGCCATTATGCTTAGTGCATCTCTTGCAAGTTCTCTAACTTCTAGATCATCATCATCTAACAGTTTTATCAAGTTAGGAATAGCTTTTAACCCTTTCTCTTCGATAATTTTTTGTATCGCTTCTTCTCTACTATACATTTATAATTCACCCTTCTATATAAACTATGTTTCCATACATTTCTTTTATCTCTTCTTGCCGTTCTTCGTCGTTTAACTCAATAATTTTTGAAACCGTTTCGTTATTTTCCAAGGATTTTGTTATTTTAAAATGTTTTTTAGCCAAATTTGCAACTTGTGGCATATGAGTAATAACTATAATTTGCTTTTTAGAAGATAATTCTTTCAATTTACTTCCAACTATATCGGCCATCCTTGGACCAACTCCCGAATCTATTTCATCAAAAAACATTGTATCAATATTATGATTGTTTCCAATTACTGCTTCTAAAGCCAATATTATTCTGGAAAGTTCACCTCCAGAAGCGATATCAGATAATGGTAAAAATTCACTTTTTGGGTTAGTTTTTAAAAGTAAAGTAATTTTATGAAAAGATTCTTTTCTTGGTTCCTTTAATTGTTCGATTTTAAAATCTATTTTGCAATTTTCCATATTTAAATCTTTTAAGTTACCTTCAACTTTTTCTTTTATATCTTGAAGAAAAGGTTTGGATTTTTCGATAATATTACAACTTTCTATTTCAAGTTCGTTTTTGATTTTAATTAAAGCTGGTTCTAATTCATAAAGATCTCTTTGGATTTCTTCTAATTCATTTTTTTCTTTTCTTAATTTGGTTAAGGTGTCTAAGACATCTTGCAACGTAGGTCCGTATTTTCTTTTTAATTCCATAATCTTATTTAGTCTTAATGCGACTTTGTTTAATTCTTCTGGATCTACTTCTAACTCGTTAAATCTATTTTCTAAAATACTGTACAATTGATTGAATTGGTCCTGTATATCTATTGCCAATGAATATTCCTCTTTAAATCCAAAATTAATAATTTTTGACAAATTGAATATGATTTTACCTAAGGCAACATCAATGCTTTGATCTTCGCTATCTTTGAGAATATTTAATGATTCTATTATTCTTTCTTTTATTTCCTCTATATTATTTAGAGTTCTAAAACGTTCAGAAAGATCATCATCTTCGTTGGGATTTAGATTAACTTCTTCAATTTCTTTTATCTGATAATTTAAAATATCTATATTTCTAAAAATTTCTGTGGTATTAGATGGTAAATTATCGTACCTTTTTTTTAATTTCATATATTCTTGAAACTTTTCATCATATTTTGAAAAATATTGCAAGAAATTTTCCCTTAAAATTCTAAGAATAAGTGTACTTTGATAGTTTTCGTCTCTCAAAGCAATATTTGAATCTTGTGAATGCATCTCTATTAAAAACTTGGAAATTTCTTGTACAATGTTTTTTGAAACTATAGTGTCGTTAATTCTAAAAAGGACCTTCTTGGGAGTATAATTTACAGATAAAATTAATTCATCGTCTTTAATAGGAACGTGTTCTTTTATGATTTCTTTTAGAAATTCATTAATTAAGAAAAAAGCAGAAACTGAACCTTCGTTTGTTTTCAAATTCTGAGGAATATTGCCAGTTAAAAAAACATTTATGGCATTTAATAACATAGATTTTCCCGTTCCAGATTCTCCGGTTATAACGTTGAAATGATCATCGAAATCCATGTTTACTTTTTTAAAAAGTCCAAAATTATTCATTGAAAGAGAAACTAACATAATATTTCACCAACCACAAATCTTAGAATTTTTCCCATATATAAATTATATCATATTTTATTCTTAAGATAATTGATAATTAATTCTTTCCCATTTAGATCTAAATTATCTTCCTTTATATATTCTTTTTTTGCCATTCCTTCTTGAATAACAGTAAGGTATCCTTCGGCAGTTCTTCTCCATGTGAATTTCTCATGCACTCTTTTTTTTACTTTTTCAGAATAAGATTCGTAGTTTTTTAAAGCTTCAATTAAGCCTATTTCAATTTCTTGGATATTTTCAGGATCTACAAGGACTCCTGATCCATCATCAAAAATCTCACTTGGTCCCCCATTTTTTGTAGCAACAACAGCAAGACCACATGCGCCAGCTTCAATTGGAGCTAATCCAAATGGCTCATAAAAAGCTGTTAAGGCAAAAACTGATTTTAATTGAGAAAAGTATTTATAAGCACTTGCAAGTTCTTTTTGAGATCTGAAATCAAAGAAATACACTTTGTCTTTAATTTTTGCTTTTTCTATTTCTTCTAAAATAGGTTTCAATATTTTCTTTTCTTTTTCGTTTAATAAGTTGAAATCTTGATATGGGTCATTAATACCTCGTAGAAATATCGCTAAGTTTGAATTATTTTGCAATGTTTTTGAGGTTGCAAATGCTTTCACCACTGCTAAGTGATTTTTCTTTTCATCTAATCTACTTGAGAGAATAATAAAAGATTTTTTTGTATTTTTTATTTTTTCTTTTATTTGTTTTATAGTTTTATCATCCAAAACACTCGCATCATCGTTGAATATTTCTGTATTTACACCAGGTGGGATAACTTTGTATTTATTATCGTTTTCTATTTGCGCAACATCTTTGTATAGAGGATGAGAATATTGTTCAAATCTTTCCATAGAGGTTGAAACTATTATCTTAAAAGCGTGTTTCATAGAAAGTCTTTCTGCCATAATTCTTTGAGAAAAATGGTATTCTTTATCGAATTCGTTAAAATTTTCTAAATTCACACCAAGTTTATCCATTTTTTGAGCTCCTAAAGAATGACCTGTAAAAGAAAAATTAATTCCTAATTTTGATTTTAAAAGAACGCCAGAATATCCTCCATCTCCATAATGAGTGGTTATAAAATCTATATTTTCATTTTTATAAAAATCTAAAATATTTTTAACATAGTCTGACAAAAACGGCCATAATTCTTCCTTATTTAAAAATTTCTCACCTCCAAAAGGTATTCTAACAATTCGTGGATTTAAAGATTCATCAAAGTAATCTATTTCATTAGAAAATTCAGGCCAATTTTCGTCTATTATCTGTCTCGTAACTATATCAACCGAAATATTCATTTTAGCAAGTTCTTTAGAAACTTCTTTTACATATACAAGTTGGCCTCCAAAATCAGGATGTTCAGTTAAATGTGAATCATATTTATCAAAATTTCCTTGGGGATTGAGAAACAAAACTCTCATAATAAAATTGCCTCCTCTTACATTTTTCAAATTCATCGAATATAATTTATACAATATTGTACTCTTTTAATAGTGTTTGGTAACTTTTAATTTCCGAAATAGCTCCAACAGACTTTAATTTTTCGGCAGCAAAAGCATTTCCTAATTTCGATGAATTAACGATATTTAATCCATTTATTATTCCCACATATAGTCCTGACCAAAAAGCATCTCCAGCACCGGTAGTATCAACCACATCTTTTGCAAAAGATTCAAAGTGTCTTTTATCGGTACCTGTAGATATTATGAAACCATTTTCTCCCAATGTTAAAATCACATTTTTAACTCCAAAATCATGAAATATTTTTATGAATTCTTCTTCGAGTGTATTTTTTTCAAAAATGTGATAGCAATCGTCTAAAGAAGGTTTTATAAAATCAACGTAAGGAAGAACTAATTTTAGCACATCTTCAATTTCTAAAGAAGTATGCCAAAGTATTTTTCTATAATTTGGGTCAAATCCTACTAAAGTACGGCTTTTTTTAAATGATTTTAGAAGCTTTAAGGTATTTTTTAAGTTTATGTCGGAAGATATAGCCCAAGAAGAAAAATGAAATATATTTGTATCTACTATTTTTTTGATACTTGAATCTAAAAATTCTAAATTCAAAGAAGCTGATCTGTATGGATAAAATTCCGGAGAGGTCTTGGATTTTAAAACATATACTAAATCAGTTTGAACAAGATTATCTTGAATAATAAAAGAAGTATCGACTTTGTATTTGTTTAGCTCATTCAAAATATAGTTTCCAAAAGGATCATTGCCAACTTTTGATATTATGGCAGATCTAAAACCTTGCTTAGAAATATTCACAGCTATATTACTGGGGGAACCTCCTAAGAATTTATCAAAAGAAGTAGCGTTTTTTAATCCGTCAACATAATCTTTAGAAATAAAGTCTATTAAAACTTCTCCGAAAGAAATAAAGTTATACATTTTAATCCTCCTCAAAGGGCACATTTTTTACATATTTTAATAACAAGCTGTTTTTGTTTAATTTAACAATATTTTTCAGCTCGAAATTATGAATGCCATTAACATATGAAAAAATTGAAAGATCACCATCTATTATAACCGGTTCAATAGTTAAAAGGATTTCATCGATTAAATCTTTTTCTAAAAATAGCGAATTAATAGTTGGACCTCCGATTAATGCGACACTCTGATATCCTTTATTTTCTAAATGTTCTAAAATTTTTTCTGGAATCATATCTGTAAAATATAATTGGTTATTGTACATCTTTTCAAGAGCGTTATACTTTTCTGGAGAACCAGTTAATACTATATTGAGTCTTTCTTTTAAAGGTTTACCTATAGAATCAAAAGTTTTTCTTCCCATGATGACTACACCAATTTCTTTTGTTATTTTTTGGAAGTGTTTTTTATCTTCGATAGAAGTCCATTTTTGGATATTGTTCTTATTCAACCTAATTTTTCCATTTATACTTTGAACCATAATAAGAACGACTTTCATATATATATCTCCTTCCTTTGATTTGTTAAGCATAACGAACTAACTTATTAAGATAACTTTCGAATAGAATATGAATTATAAAAAATTATTACAATTAAAAGAAAAACTGAGATTTTAGGTTATAATCAAGAATAATTTTCTTTAATTAGATTTAATTATCAATAATGATAAATATTGGAACTTGCTTATTCAGACCAACGGCATTATAATTTAATTAAGGTTTTATTTTTTATATATTTTTTAATAATTATAACATATGTAAGAAGAATTACCTTTAATTTATTAATTTAAATTATCTATAGAAAATAAAAACTTTAAAAATGGTGATTTTTGAAAAATATGTATGTAAAGTTAAAGTGAGTTTAGGGTGAAGTTCTATAGTTTCTCTTTTGGTACTTATATTAAGAAGTTAGGAAAGCTCACATTTAAGAAGTATTAAATGTGAAGAGATGTTTTTGAAAGACCTAAGTTTTGGAACATTAATAAAACATAAGGTATATAGAACTTCATAAGTAAGTAACATGTTAAAAATCAAGGAGGTGTATGTGGATGAAAAAGATTTTGGCAGTAGTTGTTTTATTAACGATAGTTTTAAGTGTTTTTTCAATAACGATTACTATGACGGCGGGTGCTGTAGGGACAGAATTAGAAACTTTGTTAAAGCAAGTAGATATGTTCATGGAAGAAAATCCAGACATTCGGGTACAAGTTCTTCCGATGCCTAATAGTTCTACAGATAGACACGACTTATACGTTACTTATCTTGCTTCAGGTACCCCAGATCCAGATGTTTTGATGCTGGATGTTATTTGGCCAGCTGAGTTTGCACCATTTTTGGTAGATTTAACAGACGATTACGATTATTTTGAACTTGACAAGTTTTTCCCTGGAACAGTTGCTTCCAATACTGTAGAGGGAAGGTTAGTTGCTGTGCCATGGTTTACTGATGCGGGTATACTCTATTATCGTTCTGATTTGTTGGAAAAATATGGATACGATGTTCCTGAAACTTGGGATGAATTATATACTGCAGCAAAGGATATATCTTCTAAAGAAGGCATAAATGGTTTTGTATGGCAAGGTGCGAGGTACGAAGGTTTAACTTGTAATGTAATGGAATTTGTTCACAGTTTTGGTGGAGAGATAATGAAGGATGGAAAAGTAGTTGTCGATGATCCGCAATATTACAATAAAAATGTAGCTGCTATAACTTTTATGGATAAACTTATAGAAGATAGAGTAACTCCAAGAGGAGTTACAACGTATATGGAAGAAGAAGCAAGGAGGATATTCCAAAATGGAGAAGCTGTATTTATGAGAAATTGGCCTTATGCATGGGCATTAGTCAATTCTCCAACTTCTCCAGTTGCTGGTAAAGTTGGCATAACTGTGTTACCAAAAGGTCCTGGCCCTGATGGAAGGAATTCAGCAACACTTGGTGGATGGAATTTAGGTATAAATGCAAATTCTTCTGCTGCGGAAGTTGAGGCTGCAAAAAAATTGATAAAATTCTTGACCAGTCATGAACAACAAGTTTACAAAGCCGTAAATGCTGGACAAACTCCTACTAGGATAGAAGCTTACAACGACCCAAGAACAATTGAAGCTAATCCATTTTATGTAGATATATTTGATGTTTTCATGAGTGCAGAACCACGACCTATTTCTCCTATTTACAATGAAATTTCTTACGAAATTCAAGTTGCAGTTCATAGTGTATTGACACAGCAAACACAACCAGAAAATGCAGTGAAAAGCTTGGCTCAAAACTTAAGGAAATTGGTATATTGAGGAAGCAATAATTTTGTGTTATAATCAATGAAGGATTATAAAATCGGCGGTAAACGGGTTCCCGTCTACCGCCATTTATGTGTATTATTTTGGGTATATTAAAAACATTTTTAGTAGTTGAATTTTTTATAGACTATCTGAGCGGGGGTGTTCTAATTGAAAGCTAAGGGAGAGTACAAAAGATCCGATATGTGGTTGGCATTTTGGTTGATAATTCCGACGCTCGTTGCAATAGGTATAACTGCGTTTTACCCGTTGGGTCAAACTATTTACGATAGTTTCTTCAAATGGTCATTACGTCCTGGGTTTCAAAGAGAATTTGTGGGGTTACAAAATTATATTAATTTGTTTCAAGATCCGAGATTTTTACAAGCGTTATGGAATACTATTTATTTTACTTTTTTTTCTGTCTTGATAGAATTTTTGCTGGGTTTAGCTACAGCACTTGTATTAAATGCTGATTTCAAATTGAGAGGATTAGTTAGAGCCGCAGTTTTAATTCCATGGGCAATTCCTACTGCTGTGTCTTCACAGATGTGGAAATGGATGTACAACGATCAATATGGTGTAATAAGTCTCATGCTTTATAATCTTGGAATATTAAGTGAAGGAACTCCCATTTTGGGAACACCGGGAATAGCGATGAGTGCGATTATAGCTGTAGATGTTTGGAAAACCACTCCTTTTGTAGCTCTTTTACTTCTTGCAGGACTTCAAATAATTCCAAATGAATTATATGAAGCAGCCAGAATAGATGGTGCAAGCATGTGGAAACAATTTACTTCTATTACTCTACCTGTTTTAAGGCCTACTATTGGTGTAACTCTTATATTTAGAACATTAGATGCTTTGAGAGTATTTGATGTTGTATATATAATGACTCAAGGGGCTGTAGGAACAGAAACTTTGGCTGTTTACAATAGATCTTTGCTTATGGATAACATTTTTTCCCCAAGAGGATTATTTGGATATGGTTCAGCATTATCAGTAGTAATTTTCCTTATAATTGGTGTATTCACTGTAATCTATATGAGATCCTTAAATATTAAGTTAGATTAAGGGGTGGTTTTTTATGAAATGGGGAATGAGAACAAAAAAGAATACACAAAAAACTTTTTTATATATAATCGTTATTCTAATGGTAATTTTTTATGTTTTTCCATTCTATTGGGCAATAAAAAGTTCTTTTACTTCTGATCAGTATCTCTTTACCAAAAATATTACTCTTTTACCTCAAGGGTTTACTTTTGAAAACTATGTTAAAGTTTTTACAGAAAGACCCTTTGGTTTGAATATTTTAAATTCTGTTATCGTAGCTGGAGCAACGACAATATTTTCAATTATTGTAGGTTCCTTTGCTGCTTATGCGATAGCGAGATTAAAGATACCGGGTAAAGCTGCTTTAATGATGCTTATACTGGCTGTTAGTATGTTCCCACAAGTTTCTATTTTGGGAGGACTTTTTCAATTATTGAGAAGAATGGGTTTGATAAATACTTATCTGGGTTTGATAATTCCTTACATTGCTTTAAATTTGCCCTTAACAACATGGATTTTGCAAAATTTCTTTAGAGAACTTCCAAAAGAAATTGAGGAATCTGCATATATAGATGGTTGTTCTAAGTTTGAAACATTGTGGAGAATAGTTTTGCCTCTTTCTGCACCAGGTTTAGTTACAACTGGTCTTTTGACTTTTATTCAAGCATGGAATGAGTTCCTTTTTGCGTTAACTTTTATGCAAACTCCCGAAAAGTATACTGTTCCCGTAGCTATAGCAATGTTTACAGGGAAGACTTTTTATGAAGTTCCATGGGGTCAGTTAATGGCTGCGTCAGTAATAGTAACAATGCCTTTGGTGATTTTAGTTTTGATATTCCAAAATAGGATAGTTCAAGGTTTAACAGCTGGAAGCGTAAAAGGGTGATATAGGGTGAAAAAATTATTTGGTACTGATGGAATTAGAGACATTGTAAACGAAAATTTGACTGTAGATTTGGCGATGAGATTGGGTAATGCAGTGGGTAGTTTCTTTAAGCCAAAATATACGAAACTATATTTGGCAAGAGATACGCGAAATTCCGGAAAATTATTAGAAATGGCGGTAGCTGTTGGTGCGGCAGCAGCTGGTATAGAAGTAGAATCTTGTGGTATATTTACAACACCTGCTTTGGCTTATGTTACTCATAAAGAAAAAGCATTAGGAATCGTTATTTCTGCTTCACATAATCCCCCTATTTATAATGGATTGAAGGTTTTTTGTGAAGGGTACAAGGTTTCTGATGAAACAGAAGAAAAACTGGAAGATATCATTTTAAAAGGTCTTATGGATTATTGTAATTATAGAGAAATAGGTAAGTATCTTGAAGATTCTGCTAAACAAGAATATATAGACTATGTAATTTCATTATACAA
Proteins encoded in this region:
- the hydE gene encoding [FeFe] hydrogenase H-cluster radical SAM maturase HydE, whose translation is MKTKFIEEVEKIQKNLSSEIKNIINYFLTHETIEKPHIIKILSLQKDEEDRNYIFKIANLIRKYYTGDFINIKGVIEFSNYCKKNCFYCGLRAKNPLIKRYRMSPDEIIQTANEAFHYGLDTIILQSGEDDLYTDEDLVNIISEIRKNTRLPVSLSIGERSFSSYRKFRKAGAVRALLKHETINRKIFENIHPDKNYENRIELLRYMNNLGYVTGSGNIIGLPNQTLEDIADDIIFMRDENIHMIGMGPFIPAKNTPLEHFSAGNAELTLNAYAATRLCIPRVQMPTTTALGTISQNLQYQGFFAGCNVIMVNITPDKYRKNYNIYDNKIKVEFYQTYKKIIELGFSPSPLTQKRMKEEINVSK
- the hydG gene encoding [FeFe] hydrogenase H-cluster radical SAM maturase HydG, producing MFYVRDKQGQKPFIKEGKIYELLEKTKSPDSIKVDEIIQKSLSKKRLEPEEVATLLNVEEETTLEKIFEGAKTLKQRIYGNRIVFFAPLYIGNKCVNDCQYCGFRSSNKEIYRNSLTFEQLKKEIEALENKGHKRLILVYGEHPEYDANFIAKTVETVYNTKNNNGEIRRVNINAAPQTIDDYKKIKDVGIGTFQIFQETYHYETYKKLHPKGPKSSYIWRLYGLDRAIQAGIDDVGIGALFGLSNYKFEVMGLIYHTIHFEERFGFGPHTISFPRIEPALNTPLSFQPPSLVDDKTFKKIVAILRLAVPYTGLILTAREPIKVRNEVLKLGVSQIDAGSNIGVGAYSTQDKESYKKSQFTLSDQRSLDLVIKELSKEGYLPSFCTACYRMGRTGEHFMEFAIPGFVKRFCTPNAILTSLEYSLDYASNETKNIIKNQINEEFKNMEEGKLKNMLLEKIKLIENGERDLYF
- a CDS encoding TM1266 family iron-only hydrogenase system putative regulator; the encoded protein is MEKRLTMISIAIKNREKVYNTVNELLHSFADNILLRVGYPRQDKNLSIIFLVFEGTTDELSSLNGKLGQIPDIKVKSHTI
- a CDS encoding DNA repair protein RecN; amino-acid sequence: MLVSLSMNNFGLFKKVNMDFDDHFNVITGESGTGKSMLLNAINVFLTGNIPQNLKTNEGSVSAFFLINEFLKEIIKEHVPIKDDELILSVNYTPKKVLFRINDTIVSKNIVQEISKFLIEMHSQDSNIALRDENYQSTLILRILRENFLQYFSKYDEKFQEYMKLKKRYDNLPSNTTEIFRNIDILNYQIKEIEEVNLNPNEDDDLSERFRTLNNIEEIKERIIESLNILKDSEDQSIDVALGKIIFNLSKIINFGFKEEYSLAIDIQDQFNQLYSILENRFNELEVDPEELNKVALRLNKIMELKRKYGPTLQDVLDTLTKLRKEKNELEEIQRDLYELEPALIKIKNELEIESCNIIEKSKPFLQDIKEKVEGNLKDLNMENCKIDFKIEQLKEPRKESFHKITLLLKTNPKSEFLPLSDIASGGELSRIILALEAVIGNNHNIDTMFFDEIDSGVGPRMADIVGSKLKELSSKKQIIVITHMPQVANLAKKHFKITKSLENNETVSKIIELNDEERQEEIKEMYGNIVYIEG
- a CDS encoding glycosyltransferase, which produces MRVLFLNPQGNFDKYDSHLTEHPDFGGQLVYVKEVSKELAKMNISVDIVTRQIIDENWPEFSNEIDYFDESLNPRIVRIPFGGEKFLNKEELWPFLSDYVKNILDFYKNENIDFITTHYGDGGYSGVLLKSKLGINFSFTGHSLGAQKMDKLGVNLENFNEFDKEYHFSQRIMAERLSMKHAFKIIVSTSMERFEQYSHPLYKDVAQIENDNKYKVIPPGVNTEIFNDDASVLDDKTIKQIKEKIKNTKKSFIILSSRLDEKKNHLAVVKAFATSKTLQNNSNLAIFLRGINDPYQDFNLLNEKEKKILKPILEEIEKAKIKDKVYFFDFRSQKELASAYKYFSQLKSVFALTAFYEPFGLAPIEAGACGLAVVATKNGGPSEIFDDGSGVLVDPENIQEIEIGLIEALKNYESYSEKVKKRVHEKFTWRRTAEGYLTVIQEGMAKKEYIKEDNLDLNGKELIINYLKNKI